ACCTTTGTACCTAGATGTGTTTTCATCCTCagtctatgattttttatctcttttttggataattcagaCTTTTTAgaaacaattatcttgtagaaaAGTCCTTTagaataaatcttgataaattttagattatccacaattttattgttatccaatcatcccttttattccaatgcatgcaatcctattttagacactaattatcaaccaatcacaaaattatttaattcattttaattgtttaaccaatcagaattaatttaaattaattgtgcgtggtcgactcttcctagacacaatgcatgttgACCATGccaacttgatcatgcgatatctttcgatccgataGTTCGATTTAGAAACTGGACATACCATTGCAACCGTtcgaatctcaagatcatttttatgatatgcaatgaataatttgatgcatgtaatgcaagaacaaattgatgcatgtaatgcaatcttgatttttggggtacatggatggtcattctagtcatattcattgattaaatcatgggggCAATATTGAGTGTCTACAGGGGCGAACTTAATGGAAAAATGATCCAACAACTCTACCAACAGTTCAAGATCGAGCACAGAAATCTGGTTCCCTATTGCCCTCAAATGAATGGTGCAGTAGAAGCCGCTAACAAGAACATTAAGAAAATCATGGTGAAGATGACAGACACATACAAGGATTGGCACGAGTACTTTCCATTTGTTTTGTGTGCATATCGCACTTCTGTTCGTACTTCCACGGGTGCAACCCTGTATTCATTGGTATATGGCATGGAGGTCATCCTCCCCACAGAGGTAGAGATCCCATCTCTCAAGATTTTATCTCAGAAAAAGCTGTCAGAAGCTGAATGGGCCCGTTCCCAATATGAAAAACTGAACATGATAGATGAAAAGTGCATAACCACAATGTGCCATGGACAGTTGTACCAACGCCGCGTCGAGCAAGCATTCAACAAGAAAGTTAA
This genomic stretch from Castanea sativa cultivar Marrone di Chiusa Pesio chromosome 1, ASM4071231v1 harbors:
- the LOC142627149 gene encoding uncharacterized protein LOC142627149, yielding MGAILSVYRGELNGKMIQQLYQQFKIEHRNLVPYCPQMNGAVEAANKNIKKIMVKMTDTYKDWHEYFPFVLCAYRTSVRTSTGATLYSLVYGMEVILPTEVEIPSLKILSQKKLSEAEWARSQYEKLNMIDEKCITTMCHGQLYQRRVEQAFNKKVKPMVFEEQSSLEEAQLGHA